Part of the Microbacterium sp. Clip185 genome is shown below.
GTCGATCGCGATCTCCGTGTCGCGTCCGACCTCGCGCACCACCTCCGGCAGCAGATGGAACGGGATGGGCGCGCGGTCGAGCTGCCGGCCGCCGTGGTTCGACAGGACGAGTCCGTCGACGCCGAGATCGACGAGCTTGCGCGCATCCGGAACGTTCTGCACGCCCTTGATGACGATCTTGCCGGGCCACAGCGAGCGGATGATGTCGAGGTCCTCGAAGGAGATGGAGGGATCCATCGCGTTGTCGAGCAGTTCACCGACAGTGCCGCCGGTCGTGGTCAGCGACGCGAACTCGAGCTTCGGCGTGGTGAGGAAGTCGAACCACCACCAGGGGCGGGGGATCGCGTTGACGATCGTCCCGACGCTGAGCTGCGGCGGGATGGAGAAGCCGTTGCGCTTGTCGCGCAGGCGAGCGCCCGCGACGGGGGTGTCGACGGTGAAGAAGAGCGTGTCGAAGCCCGCCTTGGCAGCCCGCTCGACGAGACCGTAGGAGATGTCGCGGTTTCGCATGACGTACAGCTGGAACCAGTTGCGCCCGTGCGGATTGGTCGCCTTCACGTTCTCGATCGACGTCGTCCCGAGGGTTGAGAGGGTGAACGGGATGCCGGCGGCGCCGGCGGCAGCGGCGCCCGCGTACTCGCCCTCCGTCTGCATGAGCCGCGTGAAACCGGTCGGTGCGATGCCGAAGGGGAGGGCGGAGGGACCGCCGAAGATCGTCGTGCTGGTGTCGACCTGCGAGACATCGCGCAGGATCGACGGATGGAACTCGATGTCGCGGAACGCCTGGCGGGCTCGCTGCAGCGAGATCTCCCCATCCGCCGCGCCGTCCGTGTAGTCGAAGGCGGCTTTCGGTGTCCTGCGCTTGGCGATGCGCCGGAGGTCGTCGATCGTGAGCGCCGCGGAGAGCCGGCGGCGCGTGGCGTTCAGATCCGGCGTCTTGAACTGCATGAGTTCGAGAAGTTCGCGCGGGTTGGGAAGCTGTCGGCTGACGGGACTCATCGGTGTCCTTCGAGAGGGGAGCGCGCGGCGCAGAGGGCGTATCAATTGGTCTGACCTCTGCGGTACAGTAGACGCCGGCCTCGGCGACGTCAACCCGCCGGGTGCGTTCGGCTCGACGGCGAGAGGATACCCCGGTGACAGATCAGCGCACCCCGGAATGGGCACCCGTGCAGCGCAGCCGCGCGCACGAACTCGTCATCCAAGCGATCGAGGACCAGATCATGGCCGGGTCGCTGCAGGTCGGAGATCCGCTTCCCTCGGAGCGCGACCTCGCCGCGCGCTTGGGCGTGAGCCGCGCCGGCGTCCGCGAGGCCGTGCGTGTTCTCGAGGGGCAGGGCGTGCTCCGCGCCCAGGTCGGAGCGGGCGCGGATGCGGGCACCTTCGTCGCCGCGCTGCCGGATGCCGCGCTCACCCGCTTCCTGCGGCTGCACGCGGCTCTCGCGAACTACCCCTACCCCGATGTCATCGAGGCGCGCATCGTGCTCGAACGATCGAGCGCCGAGCTCGCCGCGCGGAACGCGGATGCCGCCGCGCTCGCCGCGATCCGCGCAGCTCTCGACGCCGGTGCGGTCGCAGGGCTCGGTCCCGCGGAGTACAACGACACCGACACGGCCTTCCACGTCGCGATCGCGCAGGCCGGCGGCAATCGGCTCGTCGCATCGATGACGGTCGCGATCCGGGAGTCGCTGAGCAGCCGCATCCTCGACGCACTTCGTGACTATGCGGACTGGGAGGGGCTTGCCGCGACGCTGCACGCCCAGCACGTCGAGCTCTTCGACGCCATCGAGCGGCGCGACGGTGCGGCGGCCGCCGACCTCGCCGAGCGCCACATCCGCTTCGCCGTCGACGCCCTCGCCGGCGGCTGATCCCCGCGGGCGGCTGATCCCCGCCACGTCTACCGGCCTGGTCGGGCATGCGTCGCTCGCGGCGCCGGATCGCGACCCGAACTCCTGCACATCCGGCGTCGGCTGCTCCCGCCGGCCCCGCGCGGAGGGTTTTGCAGGAGTTCGGGCCGAGCGGGCTCCTATGGGTGCGCGTTCGGTGCCGCCGTCCCTTCCGCTCCACTGCTGCGTACCGAACTCCTGCACATCCGGCGTCGGCTGCTCCCGCCGGCCCCGCGCGGAGGGTTTTGCAGGAGTTCGGGCCGAGCGGGCTCTGCGATCGAGTCGGTTCCGCGCGGGGAGAGTCCTCCACCGGCCGAGGCTCACGGCGAGTTGCTCGCGCCGGCTCCTCTTCTCGCGGATGGGTCTGTCAGCTCCGTGAGGCTGTCGGCATGCTGCTGGCCTCGCCGTCATACCTGCGCACCGCGGAGCTTCGCCTCCGTGGCTACACCCGTGCGACGATTCGGCACGCGCTAGACTGCGGCGACCTCATCCGGGTGCGACGGGGTCGGTACGTCTGGGGCGGTCTGCATGAGTCGCACCTCCTCGCTGCCCGCTGGGGCGGCCGTCTCGACTGCGTGTCACTGCTGGGCGCTCTGGGTGTTTTCACCCTGTCTCCTGATGAAACCCACTTGCAGTTCGACCGTACGGACTCGCGCCTGCCACGTCGTCACCGCGGTATCCGGGCGCACTGGCGTGAGTCCACGTGCGCGCGGGGGGATCTCCAAGCCGATCTGGTGGAGGCGCTCGCTCAGGCATGCCGCTGTCAGTCGCCCCGGGTCGCCGTCGCGAGTCTCGACAGCGCGTTGCACCTGGGCTTGATCGACGCGGTCGATCTCGACGCCGTTTTCGACCGACTTCCCCGCAGCCACCGATCACTGCGCAAGCTCATCGACGCGCGGGCCGAAGCGGGCTCAGAGACGCTCGTGCGGTTGATGCTGCGGAGCTTGGGATACCGTCCTGCGCTGCAGGTCAGTCTTCCGGGCGTGGGGAGGGTGGATCTGCTCGTCGACGGTTGGCTCATCGTGGAGTGCGACAGCCGCGCGTTCCACGGCGACCTCTCGCAACAGATCAGAGACCGGCGCCGCGACCTCGCTGCGGCCGAGTTGGGTTACGTGACGATCCGCATCCTGGCGGAGGACATCTTCCACCGTCCGGATGCGGTGCGCGCCGCCCTCCGCGCGGTACTCGCTCGTCGGCGGGGCGGGGGTAGCAGCAGAGCGAGCGACTGAACGCCATTGCTCGTGGTGCGGCGGCCGCGACAGACTGTGCCGTCGCCCGCATCCACCGCTCGACGCCGTGAGGTGTCCGAACTCCTGCAATCCGTCACTTTCGGTGGTTCAGCCGGGCCCGCGGCGCGGTTCTGCAGGAGTTCGGGCCGGATGCGGCCGTCGGCGGCGCTGTGCGTGCGACGACGAGCGCGTGCCCGCTCCGGTTACCCGGGGCTTGCCGCCATCGGTCCGAACTCCTGCAATCCGTCACTTTCGGTGGTTCAGCCGGGCCCGCGGCGCGGTTCTGCAGGAGTTCGGGCCGGATGCGGCCATCACGGCGCTGGGCATGCGGCGACGAGCGCGTGCCCACCCCGGTCACCCGCGGCTCGCCGCCGTCGGCCCGAACTCCTGCAATCCGTCGCTTTCGCCGGTTCAGCCGGGCCTGCGGGGCGGTTCAGCAGGAGTTCGGGCCAGCGGACCACACGGCCGCCCGGGCGGGGCGGCAGGGGTCAGCTGCGGCGGAGGAGGCCGATGCGGTCGTAGACGTCGCCAAGGGTCTGCTCAGCGACGGCCGAGGCCTTCTGCGCATTGACGGCCAGGGCGCGGTCGAGTTCGGCGGGGTCGTCGAGCATGGCCAGGGCGCGCTCGCGCACCGGGCCGAACTCCGACACGACGACCTCCGCCAGCGCCTTCTTGAAGTCGCCGTAGCCGCGGCCCGCGAACTCGTCCTCGATCGAGGGGATCTGCCGGCCCGTGAGCGCGGCGAAGATCACGAGCAGGTTCGACACGCCGGGCTTGGTCTCGCGGTCGTACCGCACGACGCCTTCGGAGTCGGTCACCGCGCGCATGATCTTCTTCGCGTTGACCGCCGGGTCGTCGAGCAGCCACAGCACACCCGCGTCGGACTCCGCCGACTTCGACATCTTCGAGGTCGGATTCTGCAGGTCGTAGATGCGGGCCGTGTCCTGTCGGATCACGGGGGTCGGCACGGTGAAGGTCTCGCCGTACCGCGCGTTGAAGCGCTCTGCGAGGTCGCGGGTCAGCTCGACGTGCTGCTTCTGGTCGTCGCCGACGGGCACGACGTTGGTCTGGTACAGCAGGATGTCGGCGGCCATCAGCACCGGGTAGGTGAACAGGCCGACGTTGGTCGCGTCGCTGCCGTACCGCTGCGACTTGTCCTTGAACTGCGTCATGCGGCCTGCCTCGCCGAAGCCGGTGATCGTCGACAGGACCCAGGCCAGCTCGGCGTGCGCGGGAACGTGCGACTGCACGTACAGCGCCGACTTGGAGGGCTCGATGCCGGCCGCGATGTACTGGGCGGCCGTGCGCCGGGTCTTCGCGCGGAGCTCTGCCGGGTCGTTGGGCTGCGTGAGCGCGTGCAGGTCGACGACGGAGAAGAACGCGTCGTACGACTCCTGCAGGTCGCGCCACTGCAGCAGTGCCCCGATGTAGTTGCCGATCTGGAGGGAGTCGGCCGAGGGCTGCATTCCGGAGTACAGGCGCGCTTTGCTCACCCGTCGATTCTACGGACCCGGATGCGGTGCGCCGTCGCCTCTCAGACGCCCAGACGGTAGTCGGCTACCACGGGAGCGTGGTCGCTCCACCGTTCGGCGTACGAGGCAGCCCGCGCAACCCGGTAGTCGGCAACGCGCGCCGCGAGGGCGGGAGTGGCCATGTGGTAGTCGATGCGCCAGCCGGTGTCGTTGTCGAACGCCTGTCCGCGGTTGGACCACCAGGTGTAGGGGCCGTCGACCTCGCCGGCGAAACGGCGACCCACATCCACCCAGCCGAGCCCGACGCCCTCGACTCCATCGACGCCCGTCACGAGAGCGCCGGCATCGCCGAAGAAGCGGTCGAAGTAGGAGCGCTCGCGGGGGAGGAACCCCGCCTTCTTCTGATTGCCGCGCCAGTTCTTGATGTCGAAAGGGCGGTGCCCGACGTTGAGGTCGCCGGTGACGAGCGCGAGCGCGTCGTTCTGAGCCAGCTCGGGCAGCCGCACGCTCATTGCGTCGAGGAACCCGTACTTCGCGTCCTGACGGGGAGTTCCGTCTTCACCGGAGTGCACATAGGCGCTGACCACCGTGAGGCGCTCGCCGTCGACCTCGACGTCGGCCTCGATCCACCGCCCGCGGGAATCGACGCTCTCGTCGCCGAGCTCGATGCGGGATGCGGTGATCGGGATGCGGCTGGCCACAGCCACCCCGGAGCGCCCCTTCGTCAGCGACTCGTCGTGGACGAGCTCCCAGCCCGGAAGCGCGCTCTCGAGATGGGTCAGTTCGCCGCGCACCTCTTGGAGCGTCAAGATGTCGACGTCCGCGCTGTCGAGCCAGCCGGCCATGCCGTTTCTCACCGCAGCGCGGATTCCATTGACGTTGACAGAGGCGATGCGAAGGGTTCGTGACACGCCTTTCAGCGTATCCGGCACCACCGACACACCCGCTCAGTCGAGGAAGTGCCGGAACCGCGGCCGAGCGGTCAGGGCTGCGACGGCCGCGGCGGCCGCATCCCGCTCCTTCGTCGCGCGTTCCACTCGTCGGCGGGCGGCGGGGCGCTGCCACCACGCTGCATGACGCGCGCGCTCGCGGGCCTCGCGCAGGCGCACCTGCGCGGCGACCGAAAGCGCGTGCACTTCGAGTGCCTCACGCTCGGCGTCGGTCAGCTCGACCAGCGGCAGATCGCGGTCGGCGGTGGAGACGGCGATCCACGCCGCGGCCACGAGGATCACGACACCGGTGATGCGGAACCAGAGAAGAAACCCGATGAAGATGGCGAAGGTGGCGATGAGCGGGTTGCTCGGCGTGTATCGCAGCAGGAGCCCCGCCCCCACCTGCAGCAGCGCGAGAGCTGCGCCGCCGAGGATCGAGCCCGGCCAGATGCGGCGCCAGCGCAGCGACGTGCCGGTGAGGAAGCGGAAGAGCAGCGCGAGTGCGACGGCGTTGACGAGGAACGCGACCACGAGGCTGAGCGCGCGTGCGAGGATCGTCGACCAGGTCGAGTCCGGCTGCCACTGCAGGACGGTTGCCAGCAGATCCAGCGCCCAGGTGGTGATCTGCACGAGCACCCAGCCGGCGAGCAGCGCGATGCCGAACAGTGCTGCTGCCAGGAGGTCGCGGGCCTTCAGCATCACATAGCTGCGCGAGTCGAAGGGGAGGCCGAAGGTGTCGCGCACGGCGCGGCGGGTGAAGGTAATGAACCCGATGGCTGTCCAGATGACGACCACGAGCGCGATCGCTCCGGTCGTCGGCAGCAGGCCGCCGCTGCTCTGGGAGGCGACGGCCTCGACCTGGCTCGGCTTGACCAGCCCGCTCTCGCTGATGAGGGCGGGGATGTAGCTGTTGACGATGTCGATCAGCTGATCCACGGCCGCGTCGTCGCCGCCGAGCCAGATTCCGACCGCTGCGGCGGCGAGATAGATGCCGGCGAAGATCGCGAACAGCGACTGGTAGCTCACTCCCGCGGCCAGGAGGAAGCCGTTGTGCTGGAGGAAGTGCCGCCATACCCGGATGGGGAACCAGGCCAGGGTCCGTCTGGTGAGCGCCGTCGCCTTCTCGATGGGTTCGTCGAGGCGCTCGCGCAGGCTCGCCTGCGCGGCATCCCATCGATCGCGCAAGGTGTTCTCGTCTTCGGGCAGTACGAATCGCACGTCGGCGTCGTTCTCCCGGGCTCGCCTCACGCCCTCACCCTAGCGAGATCGGGCAGCGGCTCCGCATCCGGTCAGCCGCGCAGAACCGCCTGCTTGACCTCGGCGATCGCCTTGGTGACCTGGATGCCGCGCGGGCACGCCTCGGTGCAGTTGAAGGTGGTGCGGCAGCGCCACACGCCTTCCTTGTCGTTGAGGATGTCGAGACGCACATCGCCGGCGTCGTCGCGCGAGTCGAAGATGAAGCGGTGCGCGTTGACGATGGCAGCGGGGCCGAAGTACTGGCCGTCGGTCCAGAACACGGGGCACGACGAGGTGCACGCGGCGCAGAGAATGCACTTGGTGGTGTCGTCGAAGCGCTCGCGGTCGACGATGGACTGCACGCGCTCCTTGCCCTTCTCCGGCGTGGAGTTCGCGATGAGGAACGGCTGCACTTCGCGGTAGGACGCGAAGAAGGGCTCCATGTCGACGATGAGGTCCTTCTCCAGGGGCAGGCCCTTGATCGCCTCGACGTAGATCGGCTTCGAGATGTCGAGATCCTTGATCAGCGTCTTGCAGGCGAGGCGGTTGCGGCCGTTGATGCGCATGGCGTCGGAGCCGCAGATGCCGTGGGCGCAGGAGCGGCGGAAGGCGAGCGATCCGTCGACCTCCCACTTGATCTTGTGCAGCGCGTCGAGCACACGGTCGGTGGAGTACACCTCGACGTCGTAGTCAACCCAGCGCGGCTCTTCGTCCAGCTCCGGGTTGAACCGGCGCACGATGAAGGTGACCAGGAACGCCTGGACGCCGGAGTCGTTCGTCTCCTGCACCTCGGGGGCCTCGGTGGTGGTCTCGGCGATGGCGGTGGCGGCCATGCTCAGTACTTCCTCTCCAGCGGCGGGTAGCGCAGTTCCCCGGCCTCGTTCTTGGTGAAGACGACCGGCTTCCAGTCGAGGCGGATGTGGTCCTCCGGGTGGGAGGAGTGCGCATCGCCCGACAGGTAGGACATCGTGTGCTTCATGTAGTTCTCGTCGTCGCGCGTCGGGTAGTCGTCGCGCATGTGGCCGCCGCGGCTCTCCTTGCGGTTGCGTGCGGCGACGGCGACGACCTCGGCGATGTCGAGGAGGAAGCCGAGCTCGACGGCTTCGAGAAGATCGGTGTTGTACCGCTTGCCCTTGTCGTCGACGTGGACGTTCTTGTAGCGCTCGCGCAGCTCGGCGATGACGAGCATGACCTCACCGAGGGACTGGTCGGTGCGGAACACCTGAGCCTTACGGTCCATCTCGTCCTGGAGCGTCTTGCGCAGTACGGCGATGCGCTCGGTGCCGGTGTTGTTGCGCAGACCCTCGATCATCTCGCGCACCTCGCGGGCCGGGTCTTCGGGCAGCGGAACGAACTCGGCGCCGCTCTGGACGTACTTCACGGCGTTGCGCCCTGCGCGCTTGCCGAACACGTTGATGTCGAGCAGGGAGTTGGTGCCGAGGCGGTTGGAGCCGTGCACCGAGACGCACGCGCACTCGCCCGCGGCGTAGAGACCGGGAACGACGGTGTCGTTGTCGCTGAGGACCTCGGCCTCGATGTTGGTCGGGATTCCGCCCATCGCGTAGTGCGCCGTCGGCATGACCGGGACGGGCTCGACGACCGGGTCGACGCCGAGATACGTGCGGGCGAACTCGGTGATGTCGGGCAGCTTGGTCTCGAGAACCTCCGCCCCCAGGTGCGTGCAGTCCAGAAGCACGTAGTCCTTGTGGGGGCCGGCGCCGCGACCCTCCTCGACCTCCTGCACCATGCAGCGGCTGACGATGTCGCGCGGTGCGAGGTCCTTGATGGTCGGCGCGTAGCGCTCCATGAAACGCTCGCCCGAGGCGTTGCGCAGGATGGCGCCCTCGCCGCGCGCTCCCTCGGTCAGCAAGATGCCGAGACCGGCGAGGCCGGTCGGGTGGAACTGGAAGAACTCCATGTCCTCCAGCGGGAGCCCCTTGCGCCAGACGATGCCGACGCCGTCGCCGGTGAGAGTGTGGGCGTTGGAGGTGGTCTTGAAGATCTTGCCGAAGCCGCCGGTGGCGAACACGACGGCCTTCGACTGGAACACGTGCAGGTCACCGGTCGCGAGCTCGTAGGCGACGACGCCGGCGACCTTCGTGGCGCCCTCGTCGTCGACCGTGATCAGGTCGAGCACATAGAACTCGTTGAAGAAGTTGATGCCGAGCTTCACGCAGTTCTGGAACAGCGTCTGCAGGATCATGTGGCCGGTGCGGTCGGCGGCGTAACAGGCGCGACGCACCGGGCTCTTGCCATGGTCGGCGGTGTGGCCGCCGAAGCGACGCTGGTCGATCTTTCCGTCGGGCGTGCGGTTGAACGGCAGGCCCATGTTCTCGAGGTCGATGACCGCGTCGATGGCCTCCTTCGCGAGGATCTCCGCCGCATCCTGGTCGACGAGGTAGTCGCCGCCCTTGATCGTGTCGAAGGTGTGCCACTCCCAGGAGTCCTCTTCGACGTTGGCGAGCGCTGCGGCCATGCCGCCCTGTGCCGCACCCGTGTGCGAGCGGGTCGGGTAGAGCTTGGAGATGACGGCCGTCTTCGCGCCGGGGCCGGCTTCGATCGCCGCCCGCATCCCGGCGCCGCCGGCGCCGACGATCACGATGTCGAACTGGTGGTAGTAGACACCGTCCTTGACGACGGTGTCCGCGGTGGAGTGAGTGCTCACAGGTGGGATTCCTCTTGTCTGTTCTGATCCGTGGGACGCGGCGTGCCTACTGGCACACTTCCCACATCACGCTGTCGCTGGTCACGCCGAGGCAGGGGTCGAAAGTGAAGACGACGAGCGTGCCGAGCAGGATCAGGAAGCCCGACACGATCCAGATCGCCCAGACGAGAACGCGTCGCGTGGTGGCGTGCGTGACGTAGTCGTTGACGATCGTGCGCATGCCGTTGCCGCCGTGGATGAGGGCGAGCCAAAGCATCGCGACATCCCACCACTGCCAGAACGGCGAGGAAAGCTTGCCGGCGACGAAGGCGAAGTCGATCTGGTGGATGCCGTCGCCCGTCAGGAGGTTGACGAAGAGGTGTCCGAAGATCAGCACCACGAGCACGAGGCCGGAGGCGCGCATGTACACCCAGCCCCACTTCTCGAGGTTGGGGCCACGGCGCCGCGGCGCGGAGAAGGGACTGCGGGGATCGGCGATCGTCGCGCTCATCAGTGACCGCCTCCCGTCGCAGCGAAGACGTTCATGAGGTGGCGGGGGGCGAAGCCCAGCATCGTGACGGCCCACAGGCCCAGCACGATCCACCAGAGCTGACGCTGGTAGCGCGCGCCCTTGGACCAGAAGTCGACGACGATGATGCGCAGGCCGTTGTAGGCGTGGTACGCGATCGCGGCCACGAGCACGACCTCGCCGATGCCCATCACGGGGTTCTTGTAGGTGCCGATGACCGCGTCGTACGCCTCGGGGGAGACGCGGATGAGGGCGGTGTCGAGCACGTGCACGAGCAGGAAGAAGAAGATCGACACACCTGTGATGCGGTGCAGCACCCAGGACCACATGCCCTCATTGCCGCGATACAGCGTTCCGCGCGGCGTCTTGGACGTCGTCTGAGCGAGCGATGGTGTGACGCGTGCCGTTGCAGCCACGGTCGTCCTCCCTGATCGAACACGGTGGGGCAGGCGTTGCCCTTCGGGGTTTTTGCTGGTCCCCTGCGTCACGCGGGCGCTGCCGACAGTGTATTCGCCGCAGCGGAACGGCGCCCTTTAGGCGAACCTAACAATCTCGACGTCGAGATAAATGCTCAGATGGACTCCGACCGCGAAGCGTCCCCGCGACGACATTCGCCCGACATACGCGGCGGATAGGGTGGCGGGTATGGGGAATGAGATCGAGGGTTTCTACGCCGTCATTCCGGCCGGCGGTATCGGCAGCCGGCTCTGGCCGCTTTCCCGGGCCGACGCTCCGAAGTTCCTGCACGATCTGACCGGCTCCGGTCAGACGCTGCTGCGTGACACCTGGGATCGTCTGGAGCCGCTCGCGGGCCACGACCGGATCGCGGTCGTGACCGGGCGTGCGCACCGGGCCGCGGTCGAGAAGCAGCTGCCCGGCATCCCGGACAAGAACGTCTTCCTCGAGTCAGAGCCGCGCGACTCCACCGCCGCGATCGGTCTCGCCGCGGCCATCCTGGTGCGGCGCGAGCCCGACGTCGTGATCGGCTCCTTCGCAGCCGATCATGTGATCCAGGGATCGCGGGTCTTCGACTTCGCGGTGCGTCAGGCGGTCGCCGTGGCCCGTGCCGGGTACATCTGCACGATCGGCATCCAGCCGTCGGAGCCCTCCACCGGCTTCGGGTACATCAAGAAGGCCGACGAGCTGATCATCGACGGCGCTCCGGAAGCGGCGCTCGTCGAACGTTTCGTCGAGAAGCCCGATCTGGCTACGGCCCGCGAGTACTTCACCGACCGTGCCTACTCCTGGAACGCCGGCATGTTCATCTCGCGCGCCGATGTGCTGCTCGCCGAGATCGAGGCGAACGAGCCCGAGCTGCATGCCGGTCTCATCGAGCTCGCCGAGGCCTGGGACGACCGCGATCGCCGCGGGCCCGCGGTCGATCGCATCTGGCCGGGCCTGAAGAAGATCGCGATCGACTACACGGTCGCGGAGCCCGCGGCCGCCAAGGGCAAGCTCGCCGTCATCCCCGGTCACTTCGACTGGGACGACGTGGGCGACTTCGCGAGCCTCACGAAGCTCGTCTCGAACGGTCGGAAGAACGACCTGGCCGTGCTCGGCGAGCACGCACGCATCCTCTCCGACGCGTCCAGCGGCATCGTGGTGACCCAGACGCAGCGCGTGATCAGCCTCATCGGCGTGCAGGACATCGTCGTCGTCGACACCCCTGACGCCCTCCTGGTGACCACGACCGAGCACGCGCAGCGCGTCAAGCAGGTCGTCGACGCGCTGAAGCTCAACGGCCGCGGCGACGTGCTCTGAAACCGGATGCGGGCGCCCGCCCGGGTCGACGAAACACGCGCGTCACAAGCCGTTTGTAACCATTGGGTTGCGGCCTGCCGATCGGCCCGTTGTGGGCGCGTCACATTAGGTAACGTTGCCGCATCCGTCCCCGGAACTGCCGGGGCATTCCCACGTCTCTTGATGGAGGACTCGTGAAGAAGACGACGACCAAGGCGCTGCTCAGCGGCCTGGCGATCGCGGCCACCGCGGCGCTGCTGGCCGGCTGTGGCTCCGCCCCCACGACCGAAACGACGAGCGGTTCCGCATCCGACGTCGTCGACGGCTTCAAGCCGTGCCTGGTCTCCGACGCGGGCGGCTGGGACGACAAGTCGTTCAATGAGTCGGCCAAGAACGGCATGGACAAGGCGGCCAAGGAACTCGGTGTCACCCCGCTCGAGTTCGAGTCGACCAACGACAACGACTACGCGCCGAACA
Proteins encoded:
- a CDS encoding YihY/virulence factor BrkB family protein, which produces MRRARENDADVRFVLPEDENTLRDRWDAAQASLRERLDEPIEKATALTRRTLAWFPIRVWRHFLQHNGFLLAAGVSYQSLFAIFAGIYLAAAAVGIWLGGDDAAVDQLIDIVNSYIPALISESGLVKPSQVEAVASQSSGGLLPTTGAIALVVVIWTAIGFITFTRRAVRDTFGLPFDSRSYVMLKARDLLAAALFGIALLAGWVLVQITTWALDLLATVLQWQPDSTWSTILARALSLVVAFLVNAVALALLFRFLTGTSLRWRRIWPGSILGGAALALLQVGAGLLLRYTPSNPLIATFAIFIGFLLWFRITGVVILVAAAWIAVSTADRDLPLVELTDAEREALEVHALSVAAQVRLREARERARHAAWWQRPAARRRVERATKERDAAAAAVAALTARPRFRHFLD
- a CDS encoding alpha-hydroxy acid oxidase, with the translated sequence MSPVSRQLPNPRELLELMQFKTPDLNATRRRLSAALTIDDLRRIAKRRTPKAAFDYTDGAADGEISLQRARQAFRDIEFHPSILRDVSQVDTSTTIFGGPSALPFGIAPTGFTRLMQTEGEYAGAAAAGAAGIPFTLSTLGTTSIENVKATNPHGRNWFQLYVMRNRDISYGLVERAAKAGFDTLFFTVDTPVAGARLRDKRNGFSIPPQLSVGTIVNAIPRPWWWFDFLTTPKLEFASLTTTGGTVGELLDNAMDPSISFEDLDIIRSLWPGKIVIKGVQNVPDARKLVDLGVDGLVLSNHGGRQLDRAPIPFHLLPEVVREVGRDTEIAIDTGIMDGADIVASIAMGAKFTLIGRAYLYGLMAGGRAGVDRAIAILAEQVERTMKLLQVRELAELTPAHVTQLQRLTPRATGDVRV
- a CDS encoding succinate dehydrogenase hydrophobic membrane anchor subunit codes for the protein MSATIADPRSPFSAPRRRGPNLEKWGWVYMRASGLVLVVLIFGHLFVNLLTGDGIHQIDFAFVAGKLSSPFWQWWDVAMLWLALIHGGNGMRTIVNDYVTHATTRRVLVWAIWIVSGFLILLGTLVVFTFDPCLGVTSDSVMWEVCQ
- the sdhC gene encoding succinate dehydrogenase, cytochrome b556 subunit, which gives rise to MAATARVTPSLAQTTSKTPRGTLYRGNEGMWSWVLHRITGVSIFFFLLVHVLDTALIRVSPEAYDAVIGTYKNPVMGIGEVVLVAAIAYHAYNGLRIIVVDFWSKGARYQRQLWWIVLGLWAVTMLGFAPRHLMNVFAATGGGH
- a CDS encoding succinate dehydrogenase iron-sulfur subunit — encoded protein: MAATAIAETTTEAPEVQETNDSGVQAFLVTFIVRRFNPELDEEPRWVDYDVEVYSTDRVLDALHKIKWEVDGSLAFRRSCAHGICGSDAMRINGRNRLACKTLIKDLDISKPIYVEAIKGLPLEKDLIVDMEPFFASYREVQPFLIANSTPEKGKERVQSIVDRERFDDTTKCILCAACTSSCPVFWTDGQYFGPAAIVNAHRFIFDSRDDAGDVRLDILNDKEGVWRCRTTFNCTEACPRGIQVTKAIAEVKQAVLRG
- a CDS encoding FadR/GntR family transcriptional regulator, which codes for MTDQRTPEWAPVQRSRAHELVIQAIEDQIMAGSLQVGDPLPSERDLAARLGVSRAGVREAVRVLEGQGVLRAQVGAGADAGTFVAALPDAALTRFLRLHAALANYPYPDVIEARIVLERSSAELAARNADAAALAAIRAALDAGAVAGLGPAEYNDTDTAFHVAIAQAGGNRLVASMTVAIRESLSSRILDALRDYADWEGLAATLHAQHVELFDAIERRDGAAAADLAERHIRFAVDALAGG
- the trpS gene encoding tryptophan--tRNA ligase, which produces MSKARLYSGMQPSADSLQIGNYIGALLQWRDLQESYDAFFSVVDLHALTQPNDPAELRAKTRRTAAQYIAAGIEPSKSALYVQSHVPAHAELAWVLSTITGFGEAGRMTQFKDKSQRYGSDATNVGLFTYPVLMAADILLYQTNVVPVGDDQKQHVELTRDLAERFNARYGETFTVPTPVIRQDTARIYDLQNPTSKMSKSAESDAGVLWLLDDPAVNAKKIMRAVTDSEGVVRYDRETKPGVSNLLVIFAALTGRQIPSIEDEFAGRGYGDFKKALAEVVVSEFGPVRERALAMLDDPAELDRALAVNAQKASAVAEQTLGDVYDRIGLLRRS
- the sdhA gene encoding succinate dehydrogenase flavoprotein subunit, whose amino-acid sequence is MSTHSTADTVVKDGVYYHQFDIVIVGAGGAGMRAAIEAGPGAKTAVISKLYPTRSHTGAAQGGMAAALANVEEDSWEWHTFDTIKGGDYLVDQDAAEILAKEAIDAVIDLENMGLPFNRTPDGKIDQRRFGGHTADHGKSPVRRACYAADRTGHMILQTLFQNCVKLGINFFNEFYVLDLITVDDEGATKVAGVVAYELATGDLHVFQSKAVVFATGGFGKIFKTTSNAHTLTGDGVGIVWRKGLPLEDMEFFQFHPTGLAGLGILLTEGARGEGAILRNASGERFMERYAPTIKDLAPRDIVSRCMVQEVEEGRGAGPHKDYVLLDCTHLGAEVLETKLPDITEFARTYLGVDPVVEPVPVMPTAHYAMGGIPTNIEAEVLSDNDTVVPGLYAAGECACVSVHGSNRLGTNSLLDINVFGKRAGRNAVKYVQSGAEFVPLPEDPAREVREMIEGLRNNTGTERIAVLRKTLQDEMDRKAQVFRTDQSLGEVMLVIAELRERYKNVHVDDKGKRYNTDLLEAVELGFLLDIAEVVAVAARNRKESRGGHMRDDYPTRDDENYMKHTMSYLSGDAHSSHPEDHIRLDWKPVVFTKNEAGELRYPPLERKY
- a CDS encoding exodeoxyribonuclease III, with translation MSRTLRIASVNVNGIRAAVRNGMAGWLDSADVDILTLQEVRGELTHLESALPGWELVHDESLTKGRSGVAVASRIPITASRIELGDESVDSRGRWIEADVEVDGERLTVVSAYVHSGEDGTPRQDAKYGFLDAMSVRLPELAQNDALALVTGDLNVGHRPFDIKNWRGNQKKAGFLPRERSYFDRFFGDAGALVTGVDGVEGVGLGWVDVGRRFAGEVDGPYTWWSNRGQAFDNDTGWRIDYHMATPALAARVADYRVARAASYAERWSDHAPVVADYRLGV
- a CDS encoding endonuclease domain-containing protein produces the protein MEALAQACRCQSPRVAVASLDSALHLGLIDAVDLDAVFDRLPRSHRSLRKLIDARAEAGSETLVRLMLRSLGYRPALQVSLPGVGRVDLLVDGWLIVECDSRAFHGDLSQQIRDRRRDLAAAELGYVTIRILAEDIFHRPDAVRAALRAVLARRRGGGSSRASD